The proteins below come from a single Athene noctua chromosome 6, bAthNoc1.hap1.1, whole genome shotgun sequence genomic window:
- the ARHGAP11A gene encoding rho GTPase-activating protein 11A isoform X1, whose translation MAEQRRRLVRLAVLEELRASYGIKVKSGSCLAAAKQPRAAAAEGRIFGISFHALPQSLVPEYGYIPSFLVDTCEYLEEHLHTEGLFRKSGSLVRLKALKSKLDQGENCLSAALPCDVAGLLKQFFRELPEPILPPHLQEGLLRAQQLGNEKKTATVLLSCLMANRTIEALRYFFNFLRTVSLRSSENRMDSSNLAVIFAPNLLHSNENEKMSASTEEKIRLQAAVVQTFIDHAAEIGQVPEFILEKIPAMLGVDAFQSTPSLWGHEDSENESPSACKKRRHRSVGDIVSGALNKFKSNGTPSTTPQQDRSVLSSVTPVVLTPSTKRKLPTDCSQGLSSKKRRSFKHSFAFELLPSSIFNSSTPASVQFEASPCVSLESSQTSLSPSTGAENHLSGTGNRRSKRHASKKLYRAESGKTGCFSPKISRKEMVRRSLRLKFGLGKSNREMNVVSGCVVGNRSENIGRRLASQQGLESRTECAKRDLLFSPCINEKFPKKGSKNVSKSEENLLNPNKVIHRMSWNSPTVTYSQVISRNEGILPGHPKTEISSSESVLLFGEPPVVPDEFKSTTVSKQENSLELLLCEEESNSTAATLLKVKQAFSASGSNLHNLIGDTKSSFSDVAGETLNESPCLAGLSLEKDLLAEEVSENLPNRKSSELLQQFNQSYAIDKHQSKTDENKVLEKRNFKASIEIELHVPKPDLKNVTELPVPQVLAWEDKLTVQNGTSKDDLNKLDSFGRQEKIELTTSQTAENSMVKCCTLEEDTAKFSVAGQLPTLQLTKSLNEVGNQYLQAENCDKTLIVSDHGKVSDHIQWFNKLSLNDPSSASKTKPPLKFQRTPVRQSVRRINSLLEANRQSVRSQPLKARDVGSPLVKSLSYDSALFSCIEKPSKNSVILPFRGESTYDQVSVSHKQLNLISKSCCRPLNPPDKPDVSIRTAGIHEQKATVHPSKSVLEDLSNHEIVKSSLKANVNINIPGAAPEKSTITRSASGRERVRYKGSPKNPISKAKLLPAAKPVDL comes from the exons ATGGCGGAGCAGAGACGAAGGCTGGTGCGGCTGGCGGTGCTGGAGGAGCTCCGGGCCTCTTACGGCATTAAGGTGAAGAGTGGGAGCTGCCTGGCGGCGGCCAAGCAACCGAGAGCGGCGGCCGCAGAG GGTAGAATCTTTGGAATATCTTTTCATGCGTTACCACAATCACTTGTGCCAGAATATGGTTATATTCCAAG CTTTCTTGTTGATACTTGTGAATATTTGGAAGAACATCTTCATACTGAGGGACTCTTCAGAAAGTCTGGATCTCTTGTTCGTTTAAAAGCTTTAAAG AGTAAACTGGATCAGGGTGAAAACTGCCTCTCAGCTGCGCTGCCATGTGATGTTGCAGGGCTTCTTAAACAGTTCTTTAGGGAGCTGCCAGAACCCATCCTTCCACCTCACCTGCAGGAAGGCCTTTTAAGAGCTCAGCAGCtgggaaatgagaagaaaactgCAACTGTGTTGTTGTCATGTTTGATGGCCAACAGAACAATTGAAGCTTTGAGATACTTTTTTAACTTTCTGAGAACTGTGTCCCTAAG ATCCAGTGAAAACAGAATGGACAGCAGTAATCTGGCAGTGATTTTTGCTCCCAACCTCTTGCactcaaatgaaaatgaaaaaatgtcagccagtacagaagaaaaaattcGTTTGCAAGCCGCTGTTGTGCAAACATTTATTGACCATGCAGCAGAAATCG GACAAGTACCAGAGTTTATCTTGGAAAAGATTCCTGCAATGTTAGGTGTTGATGCCTTTCAATCTACTCCCTCACTGTGGGGCCATGAAGACAGTGAAAATGAATCACCCAGTGCATGTAAGAAAAGGAGGCACCGAAGTGTTGGTG ATATTGTTAGTGGAGCACTGAATAAATTTAAATCTAACGGAACACCCTCCACTACACCTCAACAAGATAGAAGCG TCCTTTCATCGGTGACTCCAGTGGTTCTTACTCCAAGTACTAAGCGTAAACTTCCAACTGATTGCTCTCAGGGCTTGTCCAGCAAGAAGAGAAGATCTTTTAAGCATAGTTTTGCTTTTGAGTTGTTACCAAGTAGCATTTTTAACAGCTCAACACCAGCATCAg TTCAGTTTGAAGCAAGCCCTTGTGTGTCTCTTGAGTCATCACAGACATCACTGTCTCCTTCAACTGGTGCTGAAAATCATCTGTCTGGTACAGGGAACAGAAGAAGTAAAAGACATGCAAGCAAAAAATTATACAG GGCTGAATCAGGAAAGACTGGTTGTTTTTCTCCAAAGATTAGCCGAAAAGAAATGGTTCGTAGGTCATTACGCTTGAAGTTTGGTTTGGGGAAAAGCAACAGAGAAATG AATGTGGTATCAGGATGTGTGGTTGGTAATAGATCTGAAAATATTGGAAGGCGTCTTGCAAGTCAACAAGGTTTAGAAAGCAGAACTGAATGTGCAAAGAGAGATTTACTCTTCAGCCCATGTATCAATGAAAAATTCCCTAAGAAAG GTTCAAAGAATGTGAGCAAGTCAGAAGAAAACTTGCTAAATCCCAATAAAGTAATTCACCGAATGTCATGGAATAGTCCTACTGTTACATATTCTCAGGTGATCAGCAGGAATGAGGGAATTCTGCCAGGACACCCCAAAACAGAAATCAGTTCTTCAGAATCTGTTTTGTTATTTGGAGAGCCACCAGTTGTTCCAGATGAATTCAAATCCACAACTGTAAGCAAACAGGAGAACAGCTTAGAACTTTTGCTTTGTGAAGAGGAAAGTAATTCAACTGCAGCAACATTACTGAAAGTTAAACAAGCCTTCTCTGCATCTGGTAGTAATCTTCACAATTTGATAGGTGATACAAAATCTTCCTTCTCAGATGTAGCAGGTGAAACATTAAATGAAAGTCCGTGTCTCGCAGGGCTCAGTCTGGAGAAAGACTTGTTAGCTGAAGAAGTTTCTGAAAATCTACCAAATAGAAAATCCAGCGAGCTGTTGCAGCAATTTAATCAGTCTTATGCAATTGATAAGCATCAATCAAAAACggatgaaaataaagttttggaGAAAAGGAACTTCAAAGCTTCTATTGAGATCGAACTTCACGTCCCAAAACCAGATCTGAAAAATGTAACGGAACTTCCTGTGCCTCAAGTACTGGCCTGGGAAGACAAGTTGACTGTTCAGAACGGTACATCAAAAGATGACTTAAATAAATTAGATTCCTTTGGAAGACAAGAGAAAATAGAATTAACAACCTCACAAACAGCTGAAAACTCTATGGTAAAATGCTGTACTTTGGAAGAAGATACCGCTAAATTTTCTGTGGCAGGACAGCTGCCTACTTTGCAGTTGACTAAATCACTAAATGAAGTAGGCAACCAATACTTGCAAGCTGAAAATTGTGATAAAACTTTAATTGTTTCTGACCATGGAAAGGTTTCAGACCACATACAGTGGTTCAACAAGCTTTCATTAAATGATCCAAGTTCTGCAAGCAAAACTAAACCTCCTCTTAAGTTTCAGCGTACTCCTGTTAGACAGTCTGTAAGAAGAATTAATTCCTTATTGGAGGCTAACAGGCAATCTGTAAGGTCTCAGCCGCTTAAAGCAAGAGATGTGGGTTCACCGCTTGTTAAATCTTTGAGCTATGATTCTGCACTATTCTCCTGCATAGAAAAGCCCTCAAAGAATTCTGTGATTTTGCCATTCAGGGGTGAAAGTACATATGACCAAGTTTCTGTATCTCATAAGCAGCTAAACTTGATATCCAAATCATGTTGCAGGCCATTAAATCCACCAGACAAGCCTGATGTTTCTATCAGAACTGCTGGGATCCACGAACAGAAAGCAACTGTTCATCCATCAAAGTCTGTTTTAGAAGATCTAAGCAATCATGAAATTGTGAAATCCAGTTTAAAAGCTAATGTGAATATAAATATTCCAGGTGCTGCCCCAGAAAAATCTACAATCACAAGAAGTGCTTCAGGAAGAGAAAGAGTTCGTTATAAAGGCTCTCCAAAAAATCCAATATCTAAAGCAAAACTGCTACCAGCTGCAAAACCAGTAGACTTATAA
- the ARHGAP11A gene encoding rho GTPase-activating protein 11A isoform X2 gives MAEQRRRLVRLAVLEELRASYGIKVKSGSCLAAAKQPRAAAAEGRIFGISFHALPQSLVPEYGYIPSFLVDTCEYLEEHLHTEGLFRKSGSLVRLKALKSKLDQGENCLSAALPCDVAGLLKQFFRELPEPILPPHLQEGLLRAQQLGNEKKTATVLLSCLMANRTIEALRYFFNFLRTVSLRSSENRMDSSNLAVIFAPNLLHSNENEKMSASTEEKIRLQAAVVQTFIDHAAEIGQVPEFILEKIPAMLGVDAFQSTPSLWGHEDSENESPSACKKRRHRSVGVLSSVTPVVLTPSTKRKLPTDCSQGLSSKKRRSFKHSFAFELLPSSIFNSSTPASVQFEASPCVSLESSQTSLSPSTGAENHLSGTGNRRSKRHASKKLYRAESGKTGCFSPKISRKEMVRRSLRLKFGLGKSNREMNVVSGCVVGNRSENIGRRLASQQGLESRTECAKRDLLFSPCINEKFPKKGSKNVSKSEENLLNPNKVIHRMSWNSPTVTYSQVISRNEGILPGHPKTEISSSESVLLFGEPPVVPDEFKSTTVSKQENSLELLLCEEESNSTAATLLKVKQAFSASGSNLHNLIGDTKSSFSDVAGETLNESPCLAGLSLEKDLLAEEVSENLPNRKSSELLQQFNQSYAIDKHQSKTDENKVLEKRNFKASIEIELHVPKPDLKNVTELPVPQVLAWEDKLTVQNGTSKDDLNKLDSFGRQEKIELTTSQTAENSMVKCCTLEEDTAKFSVAGQLPTLQLTKSLNEVGNQYLQAENCDKTLIVSDHGKVSDHIQWFNKLSLNDPSSASKTKPPLKFQRTPVRQSVRRINSLLEANRQSVRSQPLKARDVGSPLVKSLSYDSALFSCIEKPSKNSVILPFRGESTYDQVSVSHKQLNLISKSCCRPLNPPDKPDVSIRTAGIHEQKATVHPSKSVLEDLSNHEIVKSSLKANVNINIPGAAPEKSTITRSASGRERVRYKGSPKNPISKAKLLPAAKPVDL, from the exons ATGGCGGAGCAGAGACGAAGGCTGGTGCGGCTGGCGGTGCTGGAGGAGCTCCGGGCCTCTTACGGCATTAAGGTGAAGAGTGGGAGCTGCCTGGCGGCGGCCAAGCAACCGAGAGCGGCGGCCGCAGAG GGTAGAATCTTTGGAATATCTTTTCATGCGTTACCACAATCACTTGTGCCAGAATATGGTTATATTCCAAG CTTTCTTGTTGATACTTGTGAATATTTGGAAGAACATCTTCATACTGAGGGACTCTTCAGAAAGTCTGGATCTCTTGTTCGTTTAAAAGCTTTAAAG AGTAAACTGGATCAGGGTGAAAACTGCCTCTCAGCTGCGCTGCCATGTGATGTTGCAGGGCTTCTTAAACAGTTCTTTAGGGAGCTGCCAGAACCCATCCTTCCACCTCACCTGCAGGAAGGCCTTTTAAGAGCTCAGCAGCtgggaaatgagaagaaaactgCAACTGTGTTGTTGTCATGTTTGATGGCCAACAGAACAATTGAAGCTTTGAGATACTTTTTTAACTTTCTGAGAACTGTGTCCCTAAG ATCCAGTGAAAACAGAATGGACAGCAGTAATCTGGCAGTGATTTTTGCTCCCAACCTCTTGCactcaaatgaaaatgaaaaaatgtcagccagtacagaagaaaaaattcGTTTGCAAGCCGCTGTTGTGCAAACATTTATTGACCATGCAGCAGAAATCG GACAAGTACCAGAGTTTATCTTGGAAAAGATTCCTGCAATGTTAGGTGTTGATGCCTTTCAATCTACTCCCTCACTGTGGGGCCATGAAGACAGTGAAAATGAATCACCCAGTGCATGTAAGAAAAGGAGGCACCGAAGTGTTGGTG TCCTTTCATCGGTGACTCCAGTGGTTCTTACTCCAAGTACTAAGCGTAAACTTCCAACTGATTGCTCTCAGGGCTTGTCCAGCAAGAAGAGAAGATCTTTTAAGCATAGTTTTGCTTTTGAGTTGTTACCAAGTAGCATTTTTAACAGCTCAACACCAGCATCAg TTCAGTTTGAAGCAAGCCCTTGTGTGTCTCTTGAGTCATCACAGACATCACTGTCTCCTTCAACTGGTGCTGAAAATCATCTGTCTGGTACAGGGAACAGAAGAAGTAAAAGACATGCAAGCAAAAAATTATACAG GGCTGAATCAGGAAAGACTGGTTGTTTTTCTCCAAAGATTAGCCGAAAAGAAATGGTTCGTAGGTCATTACGCTTGAAGTTTGGTTTGGGGAAAAGCAACAGAGAAATG AATGTGGTATCAGGATGTGTGGTTGGTAATAGATCTGAAAATATTGGAAGGCGTCTTGCAAGTCAACAAGGTTTAGAAAGCAGAACTGAATGTGCAAAGAGAGATTTACTCTTCAGCCCATGTATCAATGAAAAATTCCCTAAGAAAG GTTCAAAGAATGTGAGCAAGTCAGAAGAAAACTTGCTAAATCCCAATAAAGTAATTCACCGAATGTCATGGAATAGTCCTACTGTTACATATTCTCAGGTGATCAGCAGGAATGAGGGAATTCTGCCAGGACACCCCAAAACAGAAATCAGTTCTTCAGAATCTGTTTTGTTATTTGGAGAGCCACCAGTTGTTCCAGATGAATTCAAATCCACAACTGTAAGCAAACAGGAGAACAGCTTAGAACTTTTGCTTTGTGAAGAGGAAAGTAATTCAACTGCAGCAACATTACTGAAAGTTAAACAAGCCTTCTCTGCATCTGGTAGTAATCTTCACAATTTGATAGGTGATACAAAATCTTCCTTCTCAGATGTAGCAGGTGAAACATTAAATGAAAGTCCGTGTCTCGCAGGGCTCAGTCTGGAGAAAGACTTGTTAGCTGAAGAAGTTTCTGAAAATCTACCAAATAGAAAATCCAGCGAGCTGTTGCAGCAATTTAATCAGTCTTATGCAATTGATAAGCATCAATCAAAAACggatgaaaataaagttttggaGAAAAGGAACTTCAAAGCTTCTATTGAGATCGAACTTCACGTCCCAAAACCAGATCTGAAAAATGTAACGGAACTTCCTGTGCCTCAAGTACTGGCCTGGGAAGACAAGTTGACTGTTCAGAACGGTACATCAAAAGATGACTTAAATAAATTAGATTCCTTTGGAAGACAAGAGAAAATAGAATTAACAACCTCACAAACAGCTGAAAACTCTATGGTAAAATGCTGTACTTTGGAAGAAGATACCGCTAAATTTTCTGTGGCAGGACAGCTGCCTACTTTGCAGTTGACTAAATCACTAAATGAAGTAGGCAACCAATACTTGCAAGCTGAAAATTGTGATAAAACTTTAATTGTTTCTGACCATGGAAAGGTTTCAGACCACATACAGTGGTTCAACAAGCTTTCATTAAATGATCCAAGTTCTGCAAGCAAAACTAAACCTCCTCTTAAGTTTCAGCGTACTCCTGTTAGACAGTCTGTAAGAAGAATTAATTCCTTATTGGAGGCTAACAGGCAATCTGTAAGGTCTCAGCCGCTTAAAGCAAGAGATGTGGGTTCACCGCTTGTTAAATCTTTGAGCTATGATTCTGCACTATTCTCCTGCATAGAAAAGCCCTCAAAGAATTCTGTGATTTTGCCATTCAGGGGTGAAAGTACATATGACCAAGTTTCTGTATCTCATAAGCAGCTAAACTTGATATCCAAATCATGTTGCAGGCCATTAAATCCACCAGACAAGCCTGATGTTTCTATCAGAACTGCTGGGATCCACGAACAGAAAGCAACTGTTCATCCATCAAAGTCTGTTTTAGAAGATCTAAGCAATCATGAAATTGTGAAATCCAGTTTAAAAGCTAATGTGAATATAAATATTCCAGGTGCTGCCCCAGAAAAATCTACAATCACAAGAAGTGCTTCAGGAAGAGAAAGAGTTCGTTATAAAGGCTCTCCAAAAAATCCAATATCTAAAGCAAAACTGCTACCAGCTGCAAAACCAGTAGACTTATAA